The Nitrospirota bacterium genomic interval ATCTCCAGAAATAACAGGAAGCTTTCTTCTTACGCCTCACATGATGATAATAGTTTTTGAAGGAGAACCACTCACTCAACCTTTCTTAGCACCAGCTGGAGAAATAGAAAGGCTTTTAAAAGAAACAGAAATTTATACAGAACTCTCTATACCCGGGCCGGCTGAGATAATAGTCTTACCAAGAGCAATAACTCCTGAAGGAACGGAGGGTATAACTTCAACAGATATCCCCCCTCCCTTTGATCAACAACCTGTAGGAGTAGAAACAGGACCGAATACCACCCCCGTTAAAATTGATGTGGAATTCCCATGAGAAATCAGATGATAACTATGAAAAAAATATATATTCTATTAATTCTTGCTTTAATTACCATTAATATCTCTTGCGGAGGTGATGGAAGTTTATCATCTGATAGCTCCGGAATGACAAAGGTAACTATAAACTTAGGCGAAACAAGGATAGCCCAATCTGCTGGTAACCAGCCATCTACCGCTACAACTATACCATCACATGTGACAACTATAAGATTTGAAATTTCAGCACCGGATATGAATACTATCGAAAAAACCGTATCTATTTCCGGACAGGAGAGCATCTCTGAATCATTCATAGTCCCGAATGGCTTAAACAGACATTTTGTAGTAGAAGCATATAATATAAACAACCTCCTTATTTACACAGGAGATTCATATGCTGACCTCAATGGGTCACCTGTAAATATTACTATAGTCATGGTATCACTGGATCAGAATGTGCCTGCTTTTATCGGCGCAAAATCTTTGGAAAAAATATCTGAGACATCTGTATCATTATCATGGGAACCAGCTATTGATGATGTAACCCCACAGGATAAAATTGTCTATCTTATTTATCAACAAACCGAACCTTTCAACTTTTCGGAAGCAACTAATAAACTCTCAGCACAAGATGCGATGCAACCAACATATGTTACAGAACCTGGTGCAACGTCTTATATAATTACAGGCTTAACGCGGGGTATTATATATTATTTCCTCATCAGGGCAAAAGATGAAGCTGGAAATATTGATACGAATACCGATGTGCTTTCAATAGATTTAGCCGCACCTGTTTTTAATGGTATAACTTCTGCATCCGCAGTCTCAGAAACCGCAATAACATTGTCATGGGAACCTGCAACAGATGATTCAACCCCATCATCAGAGATCATTTATTTAATCTATATGGCAACAACACCAGGTGGAGAAAACTTTACAGAGCCAAACTTTATCACCACTCCAGGATCAACTCAATATACTGTAAGGAATCTAATAACAAATAGAATGTATTATTTTGTTGTGAGAGCAATGGACAGCGACGGAAATGTTGACTCAAATACCATAGAGAAGTCAGCCAAACCACTTCCTGATCTTTATCCAAGTGATGTATTTGGTAATGGATATTTTATAAGTTTTAAGGTTAATAACATAAGTTCAGTGCCTCTTTCTAACATATTAGTTGTGGTTCAGTATGAAGATACTTATTATGGAATTTCCTATTGCGAAACATTTACTATTTCAATTTCAGCCAGAAACTATGTTTATCTCTCAGTTGAAGATATCTGGTATAACACTTATATAATCCGAGTTGATCCTGAAAACACTATACCTGAAATAAATGAGACAAACAATACAGCATGCAGTGGTTTATATTGTACAAATCCACCTCCTTTATCTAATTGTTATTAATAGATCGCAGTTTCGAAAATCATTTACACATATTTCCTTAAAAAGTTTTCCTTTTTTAACTCTATTTATTCTTGTCTTACTGAATTATTCAATATTTCTGATGATATCGGATATAATATTTAGTCAGTTAAAAGGGAGGACATATTAAAAGTTTACCTGATAAAAAGGGTTATTTTGGAATATATGGTGGGAAATTTGTTCCAGAGACACTTATGCCAGCACTCAGCGAACTTGAAGATGCTTTTCTTTACTATAAAAAAGACAGGGACTTTTTAAATGAACTCAACCAATTACGGAAAACTTATATAGGCAGACCCACCCCGCTTTATTTTGCAAAAAGGTTTTCTGAACATCTTAAAGGTCCAAAGATCTATTTGAAGCGTGAAGACCTTGCACATACTGGTGCACATAAGATTAATAATGCAGTTGGTCAGGTACTACTTGCAAAAAAGATGGGAAAGAAAAGAGTAATTGCAGAGACAGGGGCAGGACAGCATGGAGTTGCCACAGCAACTGCTGCTGCACTTGTAGGGCTCGAGTGCGAAATCTATATGGGTTCTGTTGATATGAAACGTCAGGCCTTAAATGTTTTCAGAATGAAATTGCTTGGTTCTAAGGTAACAGAAGTTCCTACAGGTTCGAGAACTCTTAAGGATGCCATCAATGAAGCCTTACGAGACTGGACGACTAATGTCAGAAACACTCACTATGTCCTTGGAACTGTATTTGGACCTCATCCATTTCCGATTATGGTTAGAGAATTTCAATCAGTTATTGGTAAAGAGGCTCGGAAACAAATCCTTGATGCTGAAAATAGATTGCCTGATTATATTATTGCTTGTGTCGGTGGAGGGAGTAATGCAATGGGAATTTTTCACGAATTCCTTGAAAAAGAAGATATAACAATGATTGGTGTCGAAGCAGGAGGCATGGGAATCGAAACAGGCAAACATGCAGCAAGATTTGCAGGCGGTTCTCTCGGTGTATTTCAAGGTTGCAAAAGTTATCTTCTTCAAGATGATAACGGAAATGTTCTCGAGACTCATTCTGTCTCAGCTGGACTCGACTATGCATCCATAGGCCCAGAACATTCATATCTGAGAGACCTTAAACGTATTATTTATACATATGCAACTGATGATGAGGCATTGAATGCTTTTGAGCTACTGTCAGAAACTGAAGGAATAATACCAGCACTGGAATCAGCACATGCACTCGCAGAGGCAATAAAACGTGCTCCTGATCTTTCACATGAAAAAATTGTAATTGTAAATCTTTCAGGTCGAGGTGACAAAGATGTACAGCATGTCGCACAGATCAAGGGAATAGCATTTTAATGCCAGCAATCGCAAAAACATTCAGCAGGCTTAAGATAGAAGGAAGAAAGGCTTTCATTCCCTATATTATGGCTGGCGATCCTTCTATTGAAAAAACAGAAGAAATTCTTCATTTATTTAAAGAATGTGGGGCGGATATTGTGGAGTTGGGAGTGCCTTTTTCTGACCCATTAGCAGATGGGCCAACAATCCAGCGTGCGTCAGAACGTGCATTACAAAATGGTATTACCTTAAGAAAAATAATTTCTTTTGTTAGAAACATAAGACAAAATCTCCATATTCCAATCGTGCTTATGACATACTTTAACCCGGTTTTTAAATATGGTATTCAGGATTTTATCAGGGATGCAAACGACAGTGGTGTGAACGGTGTTATCATTCCTGATCTACCACCAGATGAAGCAACAGATTTCATTCAACTTGCAAAACATGCAAAAATAGACACAATTTTCCTGCTTGCGCCAACCTCTACAGAAAGCAGGATAAAAAAAGTTATAAAGGCATCAAGTGGTTTTATATACTATGTTTCTATAACTGGCATAACAGGAGCATCTCTTCTTTTCGATGGCTCAATGGACTTATTAATATCAAATATAAGGAAATACACGAATAAACCGGTTGCAGTAGGTTTTGGGATTTCTACTCCGGAAGAGGCTACTGCTGTCTCACGGATCTCTGATGGTATCATTATAGGAAGTGCCATTATCAAAAAGCTTCATGAAAGTCCTCTTGAATTAAAAAATTATCTTATAAGTCTGCGCGAGGCTATACAATGAACGATCTCATAAAAAAGCTCGAACAATTAAATACACTTATAGAACTTTCCTCACTGATTAATTCGACACTTGATACCAATGAGATAAGAAAGCGAACTATTGAGGCTGCTGTTAAACTTCTGGATGCTGAGACAGGTAGCCTGTTGCTGATTGACACGGAAACAGGAGAACTCTTCTTTGAGGTTGCTCTCGGAGAAAAAGGTGATGTGCTTAAAAAAATAAGACTCAAAAAAGGGGAAGGTATCGCAGGATGGGTTGCAGAGAGTGGGGAGTCAATAATTATTCATGATGTTCAATCAGACCCGAGATTTTTGAAAACAGCTGATGAAAAAAGTAAATTCATTACAAAAAATATGATATGTACTCCTGTCAAGTCAAAAGACTGCATCCTTGGGGTACTTGAAACAATTAATAAAAAAAATGGATCTTTTAACGAAGATGATAAAGAAATACTAATAGCCCTCTCAAATCAGGTTGCAATTGCAATCGAAAACGCAAATCTTTATCAGAAATTGAAAGAAACATTCTATAGCACAGCAGAAGCTCTTGCAGAGACAATAGAAAAAAGGGATCCATATACAGGAGGCCATACGCGCAGGGTAATGAACTACAGTTACAGTATCGGGAAAGCCATGGGACTTTCGAAAAATGATCTTGATAATCTTAAGCTTGCTGCAATTTTACATGATGTAGGAAAAATCGGAGTTAAAGACAGTATTCTTCTGAAAGAAGACAGACTCAGCCCTGAGGAAAATGAGAAAATGTGCATGCATTGTGAATATGGAGCAGAAATACTCGGTCATATAAAACATCTAAAAGATATCATTCCTGGAGTCAGGAATCATCATGAAAGAAT includes:
- a CDS encoding fibronectin type III domain-containing protein, translated to MKKIYILLILALITINISCGGDGSLSSDSSGMTKVTINLGETRIAQSAGNQPSTATTIPSHVTTIRFEISAPDMNTIEKTVSISGQESISESFIVPNGLNRHFVVEAYNINNLLIYTGDSYADLNGSPVNITIVMVSLDQNVPAFIGAKSLEKISETSVSLSWEPAIDDVTPQDKIVYLIYQQTEPFNFSEATNKLSAQDAMQPTYVTEPGATSYIITGLTRGIIYYFLIRAKDEAGNIDTNTDVLSIDLAAPVFNGITSASAVSETAITLSWEPATDDSTPSSEIIYLIYMATTPGGENFTEPNFITTPGSTQYTVRNLITNRMYYFVVRAMDSDGNVDSNTIEKSAKPLPDLYPSDVFGNGYFISFKVNNISSVPLSNILVVVQYEDTYYGISYCETFTISISARNYVYLSVEDIWYNTYIIRVDPENTIPEINETNNTACSGLYCTNPPPLSNCY
- the trpB gene encoding tryptophan synthase subunit beta, which encodes MKSLPDKKGYFGIYGGKFVPETLMPALSELEDAFLYYKKDRDFLNELNQLRKTYIGRPTPLYFAKRFSEHLKGPKIYLKREDLAHTGAHKINNAVGQVLLAKKMGKKRVIAETGAGQHGVATATAAALVGLECEIYMGSVDMKRQALNVFRMKLLGSKVTEVPTGSRTLKDAINEALRDWTTNVRNTHYVLGTVFGPHPFPIMVREFQSVIGKEARKQILDAENRLPDYIIACVGGGSNAMGIFHEFLEKEDITMIGVEAGGMGIETGKHAARFAGGSLGVFQGCKSYLLQDDNGNVLETHSVSAGLDYASIGPEHSYLRDLKRIIYTYATDDEALNAFELLSETEGIIPALESAHALAEAIKRAPDLSHEKIVIVNLSGRGDKDVQHVAQIKGIAF
- a CDS encoding tryptophan synthase subunit alpha, which produces MPAIAKTFSRLKIEGRKAFIPYIMAGDPSIEKTEEILHLFKECGADIVELGVPFSDPLADGPTIQRASERALQNGITLRKIISFVRNIRQNLHIPIVLMTYFNPVFKYGIQDFIRDANDSGVNGVIIPDLPPDEATDFIQLAKHAKIDTIFLLAPTSTESRIKKVIKASSGFIYYVSITGITGASLLFDGSMDLLISNIRKYTNKPVAVGFGISTPEEATAVSRISDGIIIGSAIIKKLHESPLELKNYLISLREAIQ
- a CDS encoding HD-GYP domain-containing protein, translated to MNDLIKKLEQLNTLIELSSLINSTLDTNEIRKRTIEAAVKLLDAETGSLLLIDTETGELFFEVALGEKGDVLKKIRLKKGEGIAGWVAESGESIIIHDVQSDPRFLKTADEKSKFITKNMICTPVKSKDCILGVLETINKKNGSFNEDDKEILIALSNQVAIAIENANLYQKLKETFYSTAEALAETIEKRDPYTGGHTRRVMNYSYSIGKAMGLSKNDLDNLKLAAILHDVGKIGVKDSILLKEDRLSPEENEKMCMHCEYGAEILGHIKHLKDIIPGVRNHHERIDGKGYPDKLKNGDIPLIARIISVADTFDAMTTDRPYRKALSLETAFEELRKYSGIQFDKDVVKIFIQLWEKGELSFQQKS